The sequence GAACGAATCCAGTCGAGAGCTCGCCAAAAACCCGAAGCGCTATAAAGCCTGCGGATTGCCCGCGCGGATGATCTTCAAGAAATTAGTGCGGCCGCGAACGCCGAGCGGAGTGCCGCCGACCACGACCGCCGCCTCGCCGGGGCCTATCACGTTTGTGCGGACAAGCTCGGCTTCCACCGCATCCATCATCTCTTCCGTCGAACGGTCGAAGTCCATCACGGTGGCCAACACGCCCCAATCCATCGCCAGACGCCTGGCGACGGCCTCGTCCGGAACGAACGCGTAGACGAGCACCGGCGGCTTATCCTTGCTGACGATGCGCGCCGAAAAGCCTGAACGCGTGAACGCGGCGATCGCGCGAACCGGCATGTTCTCGGCGATGTGACACGCCGCGTGCGCGATGGCGTGCGAATCGTTCGAAACCCGGCGGCGCCGCCGTTCGCGCGGCGGGAACGCGGATTCGGCTTCCAACGCGATCCGCACCATCGTCTGCACCGCCTCCACCGGATATTCGCCCGATGCGGTCTCGGCAGACAACATGATGCCGTCGCTGCCGTCGATGATGGCGTTCGCGACGTCCGAGGCTTCGGCACGCGTCGGCCTCGGATTGTGGATCATCGACTCGAGCATCTGCGTCGCGGTGATCACCGGGATCTGGTGCTCGCCGGCCTTGCGAATGATGAGCTTTTGCATGGTCGGCACACGCTCGGGCGCCATCTCCACGCCGAGATCGCCGCGTGCGACCATCGCGCCGTCGGACTTGGCGAGAATCTCGTCGAGCCGCTCGATCGCCTCGGGCTTTTCGATCTTCGCGAAGACGGGCGTGTCGCCGCCCGCCTCGCGGACGGCTGCCTTCGCATCTTCGACATCTCGCGGGTGGCGCACGAATGAGAGAGCGATGAAGTCGACGCCTTTGCTCACCGCAAATGCGAGATCCACCTGGTCCTTATCG comes from Candidatus Eremiobacteraceae bacterium and encodes:
- the pyk gene encoding pyruvate kinase: MEASFHAGRIRRTKIVATLGPASRNQAVVRRLVEAGVDVFRVNFSHASHEDFSISLELVRAAGRDAGRHVAVLADLQGPKLRIGALEGHVPVNLVDGAVLEITTTAREGNASCVSTPYLALPRDVRPGDRILLDDGNLELRVTGTDSTIVRTIVVHGGILGEHKGINLPGVNVSSPAFTDKDQVDLAFAVSKGVDFIALSFVRHPRDVEDAKAAVREAGGDTPVFAKIEKPEAIERLDEILAKSDGAMVARGDLGVEMAPERVPTMQKLIIRKAGEHQIPVITATQMLESMIHNPRPTRAEASDVANAIIDGSDGIMLSAETASGEYPVEAVQTMVRIALEAESAFPPRERRRRRVSNDSHAIAHAACHIAENMPVRAIAAFTRSGFSARIVSKDKPPVLVYAFVPDEAVARRLAMDWGVLATVMDFDRSTEEMMDAVEAELVRTNVIGPGEAAVVVGGTPLGVRGRTNFLKIIRAGNPQAL